A window from Lactiplantibacillus pentosus encodes these proteins:
- a CDS encoding AbrB/MazE/SpoVT family DNA-binding domain-containing protein, with the protein MTGQEQQVRVSIPVSALERAGIDRDDQLQLKVQNDALVLEKVQPRQPQWQQYLIIWPLLVALISGVASYAYWWFQKVRPVPLTGAQSIGSVTIVAGVVTGALLFIGFFLKTRNDPENRFSRHIYWRNFPVITIAFIMILAFALVGVFWVLELLFPDVVFDRFTSLLLIVMFTYFADAFMVGAALTINARSLTSILTVVIVSGCVISMAANGQRRWWQHNLSFLGTHAAENAWQFNLTLIFSALLMVVLIDYLFVSLSRIYPRTWRTLTLRILLTLTAIDFGAVGLFPNNLTFHWLHDLVAGGLVTLLVLLIVGVRWLLPAITKDFLWLSYGVGILLLLLNFGFRWFNYPSLTAFEIQAFALSFGWLLMLFSRLQALVNEDPELLTIQLEQDSKRE; encoded by the coding sequence ATGACAGGGCAAGAGCAACAAGTGCGCGTCTCAATTCCGGTCTCCGCGTTAGAGCGAGCCGGCATCGACCGTGATGATCAATTACAATTAAAAGTGCAAAATGACGCGCTAGTGTTAGAAAAAGTCCAACCGCGTCAGCCGCAGTGGCAACAATATTTGATTATTTGGCCGTTGCTAGTCGCCTTAATCTCAGGCGTTGCCAGTTATGCTTACTGGTGGTTTCAAAAGGTGCGACCGGTCCCGCTAACCGGTGCCCAATCCATCGGGAGTGTGACGATTGTTGCTGGGGTAGTGACGGGCGCACTCCTGTTTATCGGTTTCTTTCTCAAAACGCGAAACGATCCTGAAAATCGCTTTTCACGGCACATTTACTGGCGGAATTTCCCGGTAATCACGATCGCCTTTATCATGATTTTGGCGTTTGCGTTAGTTGGGGTCTTCTGGGTGCTAGAACTGCTATTTCCAGATGTCGTGTTTGACCGGTTCACGTCGCTGTTACTCATCGTGATGTTTACGTATTTTGCGGATGCGTTCATGGTTGGGGCGGCCCTGACGATTAATGCCCGGTCGTTAACCTCGATTCTGACCGTCGTGATCGTCAGTGGCTGTGTCATCTCAATGGCCGCCAATGGTCAGCGGCGCTGGTGGCAACATAACCTGAGCTTTCTCGGGACACATGCTGCTGAAAATGCGTGGCAGTTTAACCTGACGTTGATTTTTTCAGCGTTACTGATGGTCGTTTTGATCGACTACCTCTTCGTTTCACTGAGCCGGATTTATCCCCGGACTTGGCGAACGTTGACGTTGCGAATTTTACTAACATTAACGGCCATCGACTTCGGGGCAGTCGGACTATTTCCAAATAATCTGACTTTTCACTGGCTGCACGACTTGGTGGCTGGCGGCCTAGTGACATTACTCGTCTTACTGATCGTTGGCGTCCGCTGGCTATTACCCGCCATCACAAAGGACTTTTTGTGGCTATCATACGGCGTCGGCATCTTGCTCCTACTGCTGAACTTCGGTTTTCGCTGGTTCAACTATCCATCGCTGACGGCGTTTGAGATTCAGGCCTTTGCCTTATCGTTTGGTTGGCTCCTGATGCTCTTTTCGCGCCTCCAAGCGTTAGTTAATGAAGATCCAGAATTACTGACGATTCAGTTGGAACAGGATTCGAAACGCGAGTAG
- a CDS encoding ABC transporter ATP-binding protein, whose amino-acid sequence MKILMPYFKRYRLDVWIAMLSVIVLVFATLWQPRLLQVIMEAIIKNDQATVFREGLMLLGLAVLGIIGGIVNTIYAARVALGVATDLRADLYAKVQSLAYADVEKFSPSNLVVRMTNDINQVQQIVMAGFQQITRIPLLFIGALILAVMTMPEQWWVIVVMMVVILAVALLAVRRMTTYFAQTQQDIENVNTVARENLMGIRVVKSFVQEPNEIKKFASASDELTAVTAKIGYWFAILMPAFFLTANVAVGVAVYLVGQTITTHPSYLAAITSFISYLMQILFAVINGGFLMTFASRAVISLGRINEVMTTTPSMSYVDGDDAPVAGDIHFDHVTFTYPGDDQPTLKDVTFTVKAGSMLGIVGATGSGKTTLAQLIARLYDPDSGRVSIGGIDVRELPEKALRATVAYVLQRSTLFSGTIAGNLRQVKPDAQPSHMQWAANIAQSAEFIERLPQTYDAPVEERSQNFSGGQKITRGVIANPEILILDDATSALDARSEKLVQEALDRELTSTTTVVIAEKIASIIRADQILVLDDGRISGSGTHQELLQQSAIYRAIYQTQKAREEGLHE is encoded by the coding sequence ATGAAGATTTTGATGCCATATTTTAAACGATATCGGCTGGACGTCTGGATTGCGATGTTGTCAGTGATCGTGCTGGTATTTGCGACCTTATGGCAACCGCGGTTGTTACAAGTGATTATGGAAGCAATCATTAAAAATGATCAAGCGACCGTTTTCCGCGAAGGATTGATGTTGTTAGGATTGGCCGTGCTGGGAATCATTGGCGGAATCGTCAATACGATTTACGCGGCCCGCGTTGCGCTCGGGGTCGCAACGGATTTGCGTGCGGACCTATACGCGAAGGTGCAGTCGTTGGCGTATGCCGATGTCGAAAAATTTTCACCTTCCAACTTAGTGGTCCGGATGACCAATGATATTAATCAAGTGCAACAGATCGTGATGGCGGGTTTTCAACAGATTACTCGGATTCCGCTGCTATTTATCGGGGCGTTAATCCTAGCCGTGATGACGATGCCAGAACAGTGGTGGGTCATTGTCGTCATGATGGTGGTTATTTTGGCGGTGGCTTTGTTAGCTGTGCGCCGGATGACGACTTACTTTGCTCAGACCCAACAGGATATTGAAAACGTGAACACGGTGGCGCGCGAAAACTTAATGGGGATTCGTGTTGTTAAATCGTTCGTTCAGGAACCAAATGAAATCAAAAAGTTTGCGTCTGCCTCCGACGAATTGACGGCGGTGACGGCCAAAATCGGGTACTGGTTTGCCATTCTGATGCCAGCCTTCTTCCTAACCGCGAACGTCGCTGTGGGGGTAGCGGTCTATCTGGTTGGTCAGACGATTACGACCCATCCGTCCTACTTGGCGGCAATCACGAGTTTTATTTCTTATTTGATGCAGATTTTATTTGCCGTGATCAACGGGGGCTTCTTAATGACTTTTGCCTCACGGGCAGTCATTTCGCTCGGCCGGATCAATGAAGTTATGACGACGACACCTAGTATGTCGTACGTGGACGGTGATGATGCGCCGGTTGCCGGGGACATCCACTTTGACCACGTGACCTTCACGTATCCTGGTGATGACCAACCGACCTTAAAGGACGTCACGTTTACGGTCAAAGCTGGTTCAATGCTGGGGATCGTCGGCGCGACGGGGTCTGGAAAGACGACCTTGGCGCAACTGATTGCGCGGTTGTATGATCCAGACAGTGGTCGGGTCTCAATCGGGGGCATCGATGTCCGTGAATTGCCGGAAAAGGCGTTACGCGCCACGGTCGCCTATGTGCTACAACGCTCGACGCTGTTCTCCGGAACGATTGCGGGCAATTTACGTCAGGTGAAGCCGGATGCCCAGCCGAGTCATATGCAATGGGCAGCAAATATCGCCCAATCAGCAGAGTTCATCGAACGGTTACCACAAACGTATGATGCGCCCGTTGAAGAACGCTCACAGAACTTTTCTGGTGGACAGAAGATTACACGGGGCGTCATTGCTAATCCTGAAATCCTGATTTTAGATGACGCGACCTCGGCCCTAGATGCACGGTCAGAAAAACTAGTTCAAGAAGCGTTAGACCGTGAACTCACTTCAACAACGACGGTCGTGATTGCTGAAAAAATCGCCTCGATTATTCGTGCGGACCAAATTCTAGTCCTGGATGATGGTCGGATTTCTGGCAGCGGGACCCATCAAGAATTGTTACAACAAAGTGCGATTTATCGGGCCATTTATCAGACGCAAAAGGCACGAGAGGAGGGCTTACATGAGTGA
- a CDS encoding GGDEF domain-containing protein — MTWSHWEISPFITSVFFILGVLTLFWVSQNWLITFLNTHYQRVNESIINDWYGLVYMLVFVFGMQALIVGQPDAWIFMNFQLIALTFCGYFLNIRIANYYLYPLVLVFMIFNRSLGYWQSWGHALALLLFFTTLRTLRKRVPLQTKVGQVTLYFVTCACFGLILWWFMWLKFNLSWGTYWQEWGYLMIFEVLLYIYASMLSANAQLKQNLVSFANHDALTKTENFAAYTTAINYHLTASRQNGVPLTMMMFDIDHFKRVNDTYGHLAGDQILQHVTQVAEAVFKANNPNIALYRTGGEEFNVLFPSYDLTEARLVAEQLFAAVNHLVVPFNGHQIQLSISVGIAQLQPEDTTPTEFYRRVDDNLYAAKKHGRMQIVAK, encoded by the coding sequence ATGACTTGGTCACATTGGGAGATTTCACCATTTATTACAAGTGTTTTCTTTATTTTAGGCGTACTAACGCTTTTTTGGGTATCACAGAATTGGTTGATCACATTTTTGAATACGCATTATCAACGCGTCAATGAGTCGATTATCAACGATTGGTATGGCTTAGTGTATATGCTGGTTTTCGTCTTCGGGATGCAGGCACTGATTGTTGGTCAACCGGATGCCTGGATTTTCATGAATTTCCAACTGATTGCGCTGACTTTTTGCGGCTACTTTCTCAACATTCGAATTGCTAACTACTACTTGTATCCGCTGGTATTGGTCTTCATGATTTTTAACCGGTCACTAGGTTACTGGCAATCGTGGGGCCACGCGCTGGCACTACTACTATTCTTTACGACGTTGAGAACGCTACGGAAGCGCGTGCCGTTACAAACTAAAGTCGGCCAAGTTACGTTATACTTTGTCACTTGTGCGTGCTTCGGCTTGATTTTATGGTGGTTCATGTGGCTCAAATTCAATCTTTCATGGGGGACGTATTGGCAGGAATGGGGCTACCTCATGATTTTCGAAGTGCTGCTCTACATCTACGCCAGTATGTTGTCCGCGAATGCTCAGCTCAAACAAAACTTGGTCTCATTCGCCAACCACGATGCCCTGACCAAAACTGAAAACTTTGCCGCCTACACGACAGCTATCAATTACCATCTGACGGCGAGTCGTCAAAATGGCGTGCCACTGACAATGATGATGTTCGACATCGATCACTTCAAGCGCGTCAATGACACCTATGGTCATCTGGCGGGTGACCAAATTTTACAACACGTCACTCAGGTCGCTGAAGCAGTCTTTAAAGCCAACAATCCCAACATCGCCCTCTACCGAACTGGCGGTGAAGAATTCAACGTGCTCTTCCCAAGTTACGACTTAACCGAAGCGCGCTTGGTCGCTGAACAACTCTTTGCGGCTGTTAACCACCTGGTCGTTCCATTCAACGGCCATCAAATTCAACTGTCGATATCAGTCGGCATAGCACAATTACAGCCGGAAGATACCACCCCAACTGAATTTTATCGTCGCGTCGATGACAACTTGTATGCGGCCAAGAAACATGGTCGGATGCAAATCGTGGCCAAGTAA
- a CDS encoding ABC transporter ATP-binding protein, with product MSDLRNAGKYYWHYLKRYWLGFLLSVILIAISTWCIVVAPTYLGRAVEELTQYLQQWTNQATRAQASLQPFNRTLIIYVLLYVGDASTIFIASLILARVTAFSTGTMRVGLFCKMQRMKVQYFDTHSDGDILARFTSDLDNIFNAMNQALLEILLAVAQFVGLLIVMFNQNATMAWVTMASTPIALIIAAFVMHKAGVAVNQQQDDIGQLNGYINEQITGQKVLITNGLQQDSLNGFHEYNGKVRKSALTGQIWSGILNPLMQGMSLLNTAIVIFFGSWLALNGSMSTGAALALVVVFVNYAQQYYQPIMSLTSLYSMIQLAITGARRVDEVRNQPDEVSPEHGRTLDGIQDELLIDDVRFSYQPGKEILHGVSIHVHRGEMVALVGPTGSGKTTVMNLLNRFYDVDSGAITFDDVDIQSFDLKVLRQNVGIVLQEPQLFTGSIADNIRYGEPTASMERVIDAAKQANIHDFVMSLPDGYETQVSDEQSIFSAGQKQLMSIARTILTNPKLLILDEATSNVDTVTEANIQAAMDNVIQGRTSFVIAHRLKTILNADKIVVLKDGQIIEQGNHQALLAADGFYAELYRNQMVFE from the coding sequence ATGAGTGATTTACGCAATGCCGGTAAGTACTACTGGCACTATTTAAAACGCTATTGGTTAGGCTTTTTACTGAGTGTCATCCTGATTGCCATCTCGACTTGGTGTATCGTGGTGGCACCGACTTACCTCGGACGCGCCGTTGAAGAGTTGACGCAATACTTGCAACAGTGGACGAATCAGGCCACCCGGGCACAGGCTAGTTTACAGCCGTTTAACCGGACGTTGATCATCTACGTCTTACTCTACGTGGGCGATGCTAGTACGATTTTTATCGCCAGTTTGATTTTGGCGCGGGTGACGGCTTTCTCGACCGGGACCATGCGTGTCGGCCTATTCTGTAAAATGCAGCGGATGAAAGTCCAGTACTTTGATACGCATAGCGATGGCGATATTTTAGCGCGGTTTACATCAGATTTGGATAATATTTTTAATGCAATGAACCAGGCGCTGCTGGAAATTCTATTGGCGGTGGCACAGTTTGTCGGCTTGCTTATCGTGATGTTCAATCAGAATGCGACGATGGCCTGGGTCACAATGGCTTCGACGCCAATCGCCCTGATCATTGCGGCTTTTGTCATGCATAAGGCGGGCGTCGCCGTTAACCAGCAACAGGATGATATCGGTCAGCTAAACGGTTATATCAACGAACAGATCACCGGCCAAAAAGTTCTGATTACCAATGGTTTACAGCAGGATTCCCTGAATGGTTTTCACGAGTACAACGGCAAGGTCAGAAAATCCGCATTGACGGGTCAGATCTGGTCTGGTATTTTGAATCCATTGATGCAGGGAATGTCGCTGCTGAACACGGCCATCGTGATTTTCTTTGGTTCGTGGTTGGCGCTCAACGGCAGTATGTCGACGGGGGCAGCCTTGGCACTCGTGGTCGTGTTTGTTAACTATGCGCAACAATACTATCAACCGATTATGTCGTTGACCAGTTTGTATAGTATGATTCAGTTAGCGATTACCGGTGCACGCCGGGTCGATGAAGTGCGTAATCAGCCCGATGAAGTCAGTCCTGAACACGGTCGGACGTTGGATGGTATTCAAGATGAGCTCTTGATTGATGACGTGCGCTTCAGTTATCAGCCGGGCAAAGAAATTCTGCACGGTGTTTCCATCCATGTGCATCGCGGTGAAATGGTCGCACTGGTTGGACCGACTGGGTCTGGTAAGACGACGGTGATGAACTTGCTCAACCGGTTCTATGACGTGGATAGTGGGGCGATCACCTTTGATGACGTGGACATTCAATCGTTTGATTTGAAAGTCTTGCGGCAAAATGTCGGCATCGTGTTGCAGGAACCGCAGCTCTTCACTGGGTCGATTGCCGACAATATTCGGTATGGGGAACCAACAGCGTCGATGGAACGCGTGATCGATGCGGCCAAGCAGGCGAATATTCATGATTTCGTGATGAGCTTGCCGGACGGTTATGAGACGCAGGTTTCTGACGAACAGAGCATCTTCTCTGCGGGCCAAAAACAATTGATGTCGATTGCCCGGACGATTTTGACTAACCCGAAACTGTTGATTTTGGACGAAGCGACGTCTAACGTTGATACGGTGACGGAAGCCAATATTCAAGCGGCGATGGACAACGTGATTCAAGGCCGTACCAGCTTTGTCATCGCGCACCGCTTGAAAACCATCCTCAATGCAGATAAAATCGTTGTATTGAAAGATGGTCAGATTATTGAGCAAGGCAACCATCAAGCACTGCTAGCCGCTGATGGCTTCTACGCCGAGCTCTATCGGAACCAAATGGTATTTGAATAA
- a CDS encoding Y-family DNA polymerase: protein MTTKRTYMAIDLKSFYASVECVAYHLDPLNANLVVADTSRTDKTICLAVSPALKQFGVPGRPRLFQVKQRLADLNRERGRQTSYAQVKRHQSIYRDQLLAHPNLGIDYQVVPPRMAYYMQKSAEIYTIYLRFIKPEHIHVYSIDEVFMDVTDYLATYHVTPHALAKTMIHEIQAETGITATAGIGTNLYLAKVAMDIVAKKIPADADGVRIAQMDEALYRRYLWAHQPLTDFWRVGHGYAKRLAALGLNTMGDIARCSLGSLSDQYNETLLYREFGKNAELLIDHAWGDESATLADIKNYHASEHGIYASQVLMRPYDYTAGQAVLRGMVNNLVFDLVKRHVVTDQIGLRVDYDASTAQTSQTTLTEDYYGRQVPKPAHVTTRLTIATAAQPELSAVYQQLYQQAVNRKLMIRRVTVMANHLVDEQQVAEQPRYEQTNLFENPAVARNREQQDQRRRERDRQLQQTILNLQASSGNKNVVIRLADLKADATTIERNEQIGGHRA from the coding sequence ATGACGACGAAACGAACGTATATGGCAATCGACTTAAAATCATTCTACGCTTCAGTTGAGTGCGTCGCGTACCACCTGGACCCGCTGAATGCCAATTTGGTCGTGGCGGATACCAGCCGGACGGATAAGACGATTTGTTTGGCGGTATCACCAGCATTGAAGCAGTTCGGTGTACCAGGACGACCACGCTTGTTCCAGGTCAAACAGCGATTAGCGGATTTGAACCGGGAACGCGGGCGGCAGACGAGCTATGCCCAAGTAAAGCGCCATCAGTCGATTTATCGCGACCAACTGTTAGCACATCCTAATTTGGGCATCGACTATCAGGTCGTCCCACCGCGGATGGCCTACTATATGCAGAAAAGTGCGGAGATTTATACCATTTACCTGCGCTTTATCAAGCCGGAGCACATTCACGTTTATTCGATCGATGAGGTCTTCATGGACGTGACAGACTACTTGGCAACTTACCACGTCACGCCCCACGCGTTAGCCAAAACCATGATTCATGAGATTCAAGCGGAGACCGGGATTACCGCCACCGCGGGGATTGGCACCAATCTTTACTTAGCGAAGGTCGCCATGGATATCGTGGCCAAAAAGATCCCGGCGGATGCGGATGGCGTCCGCATTGCCCAGATGGATGAGGCTCTGTACCGGCGCTATTTGTGGGCCCACCAGCCATTGACAGATTTCTGGCGGGTCGGACACGGCTATGCCAAACGTCTGGCCGCATTGGGACTCAATACGATGGGGGACATTGCGCGCTGTTCGCTGGGCAGTTTGTCCGATCAATATAATGAAACGCTGCTCTACCGTGAGTTTGGCAAGAACGCGGAATTGCTGATCGACCATGCTTGGGGGGATGAGTCGGCAACGTTGGCAGACATTAAGAATTATCATGCCAGTGAGCACGGTATTTATGCGAGCCAGGTGCTGATGCGGCCATACGACTACACTGCTGGCCAGGCAGTTCTTCGCGGGATGGTCAATAATCTAGTCTTCGATTTGGTCAAACGCCACGTGGTCACCGACCAGATTGGGCTGCGAGTCGACTATGATGCTAGTACGGCACAAACAAGCCAGACGACACTGACCGAAGATTACTATGGTCGACAAGTGCCCAAACCGGCACATGTGACGACGCGATTAACGATTGCGACTGCCGCCCAACCAGAGCTGAGTGCGGTTTATCAACAGCTTTATCAGCAGGCAGTTAATCGGAAATTGATGATTCGCCGTGTCACTGTCATGGCGAACCACCTCGTTGATGAACAGCAGGTGGCCGAACAGCCTCGCTATGAGCAAACGAATTTGTTTGAAAATCCAGCTGTTGCACGTAACCGCGAGCAACAAGACCAACGGCGCCGTGAGCGAGACCGACAACTGCAGCAGACGATTCTAAACTTACAAGCGAGTTCGGGCAATAAGAACGTCGTGATTCGGTTGGCTGATTTAAAGGCCGACGCGACGACAATTGAACGCAATGAACAGATTGGAGGTCACCGCGCCTAA
- a CDS encoding ASCH domain-containing protein, with product MSTMQLQHSQWQLVQAGTKTVEIRLNDPKRQALQVGDAICFLDLETGQSVRTMLVAKRTYASFADLLTNYTAVEVGSAPHTSVAQMVADMLTIYSAEQVRQWGGVSLTIKRLVS from the coding sequence ATGAGCACCATGCAACTGCAACATTCACAGTGGCAATTGGTTCAAGCGGGCACGAAGACCGTTGAGATTCGCCTCAATGATCCTAAACGGCAAGCACTACAAGTCGGCGACGCCATCTGCTTTTTAGATTTAGAGACTGGTCAGTCAGTGCGCACCATGCTTGTTGCCAAACGAACATATGCTAGTTTTGCCGATTTACTAACCAACTATACTGCTGTTGAAGTTGGGAGTGCGCCCCACACGTCCGTTGCGCAGATGGTTGCGGACATGTTGACCATTTATTCAGCGGAACAAGTCCGCCAATGGGGGGGCGTTTCGCTGACAATTAAACGACTAGTCAGTTAA
- a CDS encoding metal ABC transporter solute-binding protein — MKRFWVLLVGLVIGGGLLTGCQSKSESTNNSKIKVVATTNFYGAVAKAVGGKHVQVSSIINKPSVDPHDFEPTPAVAKQVSQADVALANGLGYDGWMNKVVRSTKQAKLIRVGEDVLHRKAGVNEHLWYDAKTMPATATYLAKQFAKQQPQHRAYFKANAKKYIASLKPIQQERQQLQAKVKRLSNRQVFVSEPVFDYALTSLGFKVANRDFENAVEKGTDPSPQVIHKMQRGLKNKQVALFVNNQQVSDKIVTNMVTLAKQHQVPVLNVTETMPAKLTYQQWMLKQYRQLNQLLTD, encoded by the coding sequence GTGAAACGTTTTTGGGTACTATTAGTTGGCTTAGTGATTGGTGGTGGCCTGTTGACGGGCTGTCAATCCAAGTCAGAGTCGACGAACAACAGTAAGATTAAGGTTGTCGCAACGACCAACTTTTATGGTGCGGTGGCCAAAGCAGTCGGGGGTAAGCACGTTCAGGTTAGCTCGATCATCAATAAGCCGTCCGTTGACCCCCATGATTTCGAACCAACACCAGCTGTCGCCAAACAAGTCAGTCAGGCGGATGTGGCGCTCGCCAACGGACTTGGCTACGATGGTTGGATGAATAAGGTCGTCCGCTCAACTAAGCAAGCTAAGTTGATTCGCGTCGGGGAAGACGTCCTGCATCGTAAGGCTGGTGTCAATGAACACCTGTGGTATGACGCTAAAACGATGCCAGCGACGGCGACATATTTGGCTAAACAGTTTGCCAAGCAACAGCCGCAACATCGGGCCTATTTTAAGGCGAACGCCAAAAAATATATTGCGTCACTCAAGCCAATTCAACAAGAACGGCAACAATTACAAGCAAAAGTGAAACGATTAAGCAATCGCCAGGTCTTCGTCAGTGAACCAGTCTTCGATTATGCGCTGACCAGCTTGGGCTTCAAAGTGGCCAATCGTGATTTTGAAAATGCCGTTGAAAAGGGCACGGATCCGTCGCCACAAGTTATCCACAAGATGCAGCGGGGATTAAAAAATAAGCAAGTTGCCCTGTTTGTGAACAACCAGCAAGTCAGCGACAAAATCGTCACGAACATGGTTACGTTAGCCAAGCAGCACCAAGTTCCTGTGCTCAACGTGACTGAAACGATGCCGGCTAAGCTGACTTATCAACAGTGGATGTTGAAGCAGTATCGCCAACTCAACCAGTTGTTAACTGACTAG